The Cinclus cinclus chromosome 5, bCinCin1.1, whole genome shotgun sequence genome segment CCCTCCCAAATCCTCCACCACCAACCAAACCCCACCTTTCCGGAGGAAGGGGGAGAGGCTGTGATCCATCAAGGTGGGGACCATGGTCTCATAGTTGGCAGCAGGGTTCTTTTTCATCTCCTGGAAGGAGGTGTGGTGCAGGATCCTCTCCACTGTTCCCTCTGCCAACTCCTTGCCCAGGAACTGCAAGATCTTCTGCACCTCCTGCCGTGGGTCCTGCAGGGAGATTGACATGAGAAGGCTGCCAAAAAAGCTGGGGGGCTCCttcccctccatcccagcctcacCTTCTTCATGTCCTCATAGAAGAGGTAGAGTATCTTCTTCTCTTGCTTCTTCTCCCACCATCCACGCACGTGGTCGTACCAGGACCCGTAGGCCACTGTAGGATATGGTCAAGGGATTAGCTGAAAAGGGGGGTAGCGGGGGATGTCCTTCCCACTGGCTTTGCAGGGTGGGCATCCCACACCTTTGCCAGCCATGAAGTTCTCCAAGAACTCAGCCTTTGTGCCAGGGTCAGGGTGTATCTTGGCCATCTGGTGGAAGAAGTAGTAGGAGATGACAACATCCTTGGGGTTGCGGGCCATGTAGATAATCTGGGGAGAGCCAAGAATGTGTTTGGAAGGTACAGAGTGGTGCCTCCTTCCCACCAACCCAGATGGGGAGAGAGACAGGGGCCACCTGCCATGTTACCTTGCACTTCTTCTCCCAGAAGGAGGTTGGGAGGAGCTGGACAGGGAGATGGGTCTTTATGAGCCGTGGGGATGGGGCTTTCTCCAGTTGCTCAATGCCTATGGCACAGGGGACTTAAGAGGTGTGAGCCCCAGCACCCTCATCCCCACATTGGCTCTGTTCCCTCTCCACCCAAGCCAGGCAGCCGGGCTGGGGAAGCTCACCACTCAGACCCTTGGAGACCTTCATTTCCAGGAAGGGCACGCGATTGTAGATGGCATCCCGTTGGCACTTCTCCACATTCCCATCGTGGTAGATCATGTCCATGATCTCACTCAGCCATGTtgtgcctgcagcacagggacagcattGCAAAGGCTGGTGTCGCCCTATTCCCCCTGCACCCTTCCTCAGGACCACTCACCTGATTTGGGGTAGGTGGAGATGAGCAGGTCATCTGGACGGGCTTGGAAAGCCTTCACCTGTGGCCAGCCCTCGATGAAGCTCTGGAAGAGGGGGATGCCATGGAGGCTTCCCAGCTTCTGCCTGATTGCATATTCCTGCTCCATGGCTAACAGGGGGTCCACACAACACTGGTTGTCTTCCCTGCTGGCAGGCTACACAACATCCAGACTGGCTGGCTCCTGTGCCAGGACTGTGCCTGGGGCAGTACTGGATCCTGTGACAGGACtgtgctcagggcagtgccCCATCAGGCAAAGTCCAGCCCGGATCACATGTGGCAGAGGTATTGCCAGTGCCACAGGAAGATGCCCTGATTCCTGGTATGATACTACCCTAATGTGGATGCTGGCCATCCAATAAGTCCAAGCCATGAGGGGTTGGGAATGGAGCCTGCATCACCTCTCCTCCCATCTGTCTGCACTTGTCCCCCAGCTACAGCCACGGAGTGCCACAAAGTTGTGGAACTGCAGGGACAACTCTGCCACCCAGGGGCCCTGTTGCAGCCATACCTCTcaggattccatctgctctGGTGCCCAGGAGCCCTGGCACCTCCACCCTCCCAACACACCCAAACTGTAATGGTGTAACAAGAGCCTCTCAGCTATGGAGCAGAGAGGATGTGAAGGAAGTTCAAagtgccagcagctggggcCTGGGACAGTTTTTGTAGTGGGTTCTGCCTCCCTTCCCCCACCACTTCATTAATACTGTGTTGTCCTGCAGTGTCCCTGCTTGTCCTGGGAACCAGATTGGCCAGGACCTGGCTGAGGGTGCTGCAAGCAGGGGGTGCCTCCCTCTCTGTCTTCCTGGGTGCTCCTTTAATGCCTCTTGTGGGAAAGGGCTGAATAAGCTGATCTGCTCCATCCTGGATGATCTGATTCAGCAGACTGTACAATACAGGAATCAGCCATGATGGAGTAGGTGCTGCTCTTGCTTCAGGAGGAGatcaaggaaaagaagaggCCAAG includes the following:
- the LOC134044021 gene encoding sulfotransferase 1 family member D1-like isoform X5 codes for the protein MEQEYAIRQKLGSLHGIPLFQSFIEGWPQVKAFQARPDDLLISTYPKSGTTWLSEIMDMIYHDGNVEKCQRDAIYNRVPFLEMKVSKGIEQLEKAPSPRLIKTHLPVQLLPTSFWEKKCKIIYMARNPKDVVISYYFFHQMAKIHPDPGTKAEFLENFMAGKVAYGSWYDHVRGWWEKKQEKKILYLFYEDMKKDPRQEVQKILQFLGKELAEGTVERILHHTSFQEMKKNPAANYETMVPTLMDHSLSPFLRKGISGDWKNHFTVAQNEHFNQHYQEHMAGSDLYFEMEV
- the LOC134044021 gene encoding sulfotransferase 1 family member D1-like isoform X4, which codes for MEQEYAIRQKLGSLHGIPLFQSFIEGWPQVKAFQARPDDLLISTYPKSGTTWLSEIMDMIYHDGNVEKCQRDAIYNRVPFLEMKVSKVPCAIGIEQLEKAPSPRLIKTHLPVQLLPTSFWEKKCKIIYMARNPKDVVISYYFFHQMAKIHPDPGTKAEFLENFMAGKVAYGSWYDHVRGWWEKKQEKKILYLFYEDMKKDPRQEVQKILQFLGKELAEGTVERILHHTSFQEMKKNPAANYETMVPTLMDHSLSPFLRKGISGDWKNHFTVAQNEHFNQHYQEHMAGSDLYFEMEV
- the LOC134044021 gene encoding sulfotransferase 1 family member D1-like isoform X3; its protein translation is MEQEYAIRQKLGSLHGIPLFQSFIEGWPQVKAFQARPDDLLISTYPKSGTTWLSEIMDMIYHDGNVEKCQRDAIYNRVPFLEMKVSKGLIPCAIGIEQLEKAPSPRLIKTHLPVQLLPTSFWEKKCKIIYMARNPKDVVISYYFFHQMAKIHPDPGTKAEFLENFMAGKVAYGSWYDHVRGWWEKKQEKKILYLFYEDMKKDPRQEVQKILQFLGKELAEGTVERILHHTSFQEMKKNPAANYETMVPTLMDHSLSPFLRKGISGDWKNHFTVAQNEHFNQHYQEHMAGSDLYFEMEV
- the LOC134044021 gene encoding sulfotransferase 1 family member D1-like isoform X1, which codes for MEQEYAIRQKLGSLHGIPLFQSFIEGWPQVKAFQARPDDLLISTYPKSGTTWLSEIMDMIYHDGNVEKCQRDAIYNRVPFLEMKVSKGLSGIEQLEKAPSPRLIKTHLPVQLLPTSFWEKKCKIIYMARNPKDVVISYYFFHQMAKIHPDPGTKAEFLENFMAGKVAYGSWYDHVRGWWEKKQEKKILYLFYEDMKKDPRQEVQKILQFLGKELAEGTVERILHHTSFQEMKKNPAANYETMVPTLMDHSLSPFLRKGISGDWKNHFTVAQNEHFNQHYQEHMAGSDLYFEMEV
- the LOC134044021 gene encoding sulfotransferase 1 family member D1-like isoform X2, yielding MEQEYAIRQKLGSLHGIPLFQSFIEGWPQVKAFQARPDDLLISTYPKSGTTWLSEIMDMIYHDGNVEKCQRDAIYNRVPFLEMKVSKGLSGELPQPGIEQLEKAPSPRLIKTHLPVQLLPTSFWEKKCKIIYMARNPKDVVISYYFFHQMAKIHPDPGTKAEFLENFMAGKVAYGSWYDHVRGWWEKKQEKKILYLFYEDMKKDPRQEVQKILQFLGKELAEGTVERILHHTSFQEMKKNPAANYETMVPTLMDHSLSPFLRKGISGDWKNHFTVAQNEHFNQHYQEHMAGSDLYFEMEV
- the LOC134044021 gene encoding sulfotransferase 1E1-like isoform X6; the encoded protein is MEQEYAIRQKLGSLHGIPLFQSFIEGWPQVKAFQARPDDLLISTYPKSGTTWLSEIMDMIYHDGNVEKCQRDAIYNRVPFLEMKVSKVPCAIGIEQLEKAPSPRLIKTHLPVQLLPTSFWEKKCKDPRQEVQKILQFLGKELAEGTVERILHHTSFQEMKKNPAANYETMVPTLMDHSLSPFLRKGISGDWKNHFTVAQNEHFNQHYQEHMAGSDLYFEMEV